One region of Etheostoma cragini isolate CJK2018 chromosome 16, CSU_Ecrag_1.0, whole genome shotgun sequence genomic DNA includes:
- the nup54 gene encoding nucleoporin p54 isoform X5: MAFSFGGAASNPAATLTAPGFGAATTTAAAAPATGFSFGSTNTGFGGLGAGNTTAGAFGGFGANTTTATAPGSTFSFATPSNATGGLFGNTQNKGFGFSSGLGAGTTAGTTGFGTGLGTTGLGGFGGFNIQPTQQQPGSLFGQQQAQPSQLYQQVTALSAPTLLGDERDSILAKWNQLQAYWGTGKGYYSNNNQPVDFTQENPFCRFKAVGYSCVPVSKDEDGFVALLLNKKEADVRAQQQQLVECLHKVLGSNQTLTVNVDCVKALPNDQTEVIIYVVERSPNGTSKRIPATTLFSYLEQANIKIQLTQIGVAMSVTRTELSPAQLKQLLQNAPAGVDPIIWEQAKVDNPDPEKLIPVPMVGFKELLRRLQIQEQMTKQHQTRVDIISSDISELQKNQATTVAKIAQYKRKLMDLSHRVLQVLIKQEIQRKSGYAIQVDEEHLRVHLDTIQSELNAPTQFKGRLNELMSQIRMQNHFGAVRSEERYSVDADLLREIKQHLKQQQDGLSHLISVIKDDLDDIKLIEHGLIDSGHKRGGMLS, translated from the exons ATGGCGTTCAGTTTTGGCGGCGCCGCGAGTAACCCAGCGGCAA CTCTTACCGCCCCTGGTTTTGGGGCAGCCACCACCACCGCTGCTGCTGCACCAGCCACAGGATTTAGTTTTGGCTCCACCAACACTG GATTTGGGGGGCTGGGAGCTGGAAACACCACGGCTG GCGCGTTTGGTGGATTTGGAGCAAATACAACAACTGCCACTGCACCAGGGTCCACCTTTAGCTTTGCTACTCCCTCTAACGCCACAG GAGGCCTGTTTGGTAACACACAGAACAAAGGCTTTGGGTTCTCCTCTGGGCTTGGCGCTGGGACCACTGCTGGGACAACAGGATTTGGAACTGGATTAGGAACAACTGGCCTGGGTGGGTTTGGAGGCTTTAATATCCAGCCAACTCAGCAGCAGCCAG GAAGCTTGTTCGGCCAGCAACAGGCTCAGCCCAGCCAACTTTACCAGCAGGTCACTGCTCTGTCAGCTCCCACCTTGTTAGGAGATGAGCGTGACTCCATCTTAGCCAAATGGAACCAATTGCAAGCTTACTGGGGCACTGGCAAGGGTtactacagcaacaacaaccaaCCGGTTGACTTCACCCAAGAGAACCCATTTTGCAGGTTCAAG GCGGTGGGCTATAGCTGCGTCCCAGTGAGTAAGGATGAAGATGGTTTCGTGGCCTTGCTTCTCAATAAAAAGGAAGCCGATGTGCgagctcagcagcagcagctggtggAGTGCCTCCACAAAGTCCTGGGAAGCAACCAGACACTCACGGTCAATGTAGACTGTGTCAAAGCCTTGCCTAATGACCA gACAGAGGTGATCATTTACGTGGTGGAGCGTTCTCCCAATGGCACCTCTAAGCGGATCCCTGCCACCACACTCTTCAGTTATCTTGAGCAGGCCAACATCAAGATCCAGCTCACACAGATTGGAGTGGCAATGTCTGTCACACGCACAGAGCTCTCTCCAGCACAGCTCAAACAGCTGCTGCAAAATGCACCTGCAG GAGTGGACCCTATCATTTGGGAGCAAGCCAAGGTGGACAACCCTGACCCAGAGAA attAATACCAGTGCCCATGGTGGGTTTTAAAGAGCTGCTTCGCAGGCTGCAGATCCAGGAGCAAATGACCAAACAGCACCAGACCAGAGTGGAT ATTATTTCCAGTGACATCAGTGAACTGCAGAAGAATCAGGCGACCACTGTAGCCAAGATTGCCCAGTACAAGAGGAAGCTGATGGATCTCTCCCACAGGGTGCTGCAG GTGCTGATAAAACAGGAGATTCAAAGGAAAAGTGGTTATGCGATCCAAGTGGATGAGGAGCATCTCAGGGTGCATCTGGACACCATTCAGTCTGAACTCAATGCCCCCACACAGTTCAAG GGTCGGTTGAATGAATTAATGTCCCAAATCCGGATGCAGAATCACTTTGGAGCTGTGAGATCAGAAGAACGCTACAGTGTTGATGCAGACCTCCTCAGGGAAATCAAACAA CACTTGAAACAGCAGCAAGACGGTTTAAGTCATTTAATCAGCGTCATCAAAGATGACTTGGATGACATCAAACTCATAGAGCACGGGCTGATTGACAGTGGACACAAGAGAGGAGGCATGCTGAGCTGA
- the nup54 gene encoding nucleoporin p54 isoform X1 yields MAFSFGGAASNPAASTSGFSFGSFGAKTTASTAAFGFGPAATTTASSGFGTLTAPGFGAATTTAAAAPATGFSFGSTNTGFGGLGAGNTTAGGFSFGGIGLNANPAAVSFNVGCFGTATTTGTVFNFGNSLASTGAFGGFGANTTTATAPGSTFSFATPSNATGGLFGNTQNKGFGFSSGLGAGTTAGTTGFGTGLGTTGLGGFGGFNIQPTQQQPGSLFGQQQAQPSQLYQQVTALSAPTLLGDERDSILAKWNQLQAYWGTGKGYYSNNNQPVDFTQENPFCRFKAVGYSCVPVSKDEDGFVALLLNKKEADVRAQQQQLVECLHKVLGSNQTLTVNVDCVKALPNDQTEVIIYVVERSPNGTSKRIPATTLFSYLEQANIKIQLTQIGVAMSVTRTELSPAQLKQLLQNAPAGVDPIIWEQAKVDNPDPEKLIPVPMVGFKELLRRLQIQEQMTKQHQTRVDIISSDISELQKNQATTVAKIAQYKRKLMDLSHRVLQVLIKQEIQRKSGYAIQVDEEHLRVHLDTIQSELNAPTQFKGRLNELMSQIRMQNHFGAVRSEERYSVDADLLREIKQHLKQQQDGLSHLISVIKDDLDDIKLIEHGLIDSGHKRGGMLS; encoded by the exons ATGGCGTTCAGTTTTGGCGGCGCCGCGAGTAACCCAGCGGCAA GCACGTCCGGGTTTTCATTCGGTTCATTTGGTGCCAAAACCACAGCATCAACCGCAGCATTTGGCTTTGGACCTGCAGCCACTACCACCGCCTCATCCGGATTCGGCA CTCTTACCGCCCCTGGTTTTGGGGCAGCCACCACCACCGCTGCTGCTGCACCAGCCACAGGATTTAGTTTTGGCTCCACCAACACTG GATTTGGGGGGCTGGGAGCTGGAAACACCACGGCTGGTGGGTTTAGTTTTGGGGGGATTGGTTTAAATGCCAACCCAGCAGCAGTCAGCTTTAATGTGGGGTGCTTTGGTACAGCAACCACCACTGGCACTGTTTTCAATTTTGGTAATAGCCTGGCTAGCACAG GCGCGTTTGGTGGATTTGGAGCAAATACAACAACTGCCACTGCACCAGGGTCCACCTTTAGCTTTGCTACTCCCTCTAACGCCACAG GAGGCCTGTTTGGTAACACACAGAACAAAGGCTTTGGGTTCTCCTCTGGGCTTGGCGCTGGGACCACTGCTGGGACAACAGGATTTGGAACTGGATTAGGAACAACTGGCCTGGGTGGGTTTGGAGGCTTTAATATCCAGCCAACTCAGCAGCAGCCAG GAAGCTTGTTCGGCCAGCAACAGGCTCAGCCCAGCCAACTTTACCAGCAGGTCACTGCTCTGTCAGCTCCCACCTTGTTAGGAGATGAGCGTGACTCCATCTTAGCCAAATGGAACCAATTGCAAGCTTACTGGGGCACTGGCAAGGGTtactacagcaacaacaaccaaCCGGTTGACTTCACCCAAGAGAACCCATTTTGCAGGTTCAAG GCGGTGGGCTATAGCTGCGTCCCAGTGAGTAAGGATGAAGATGGTTTCGTGGCCTTGCTTCTCAATAAAAAGGAAGCCGATGTGCgagctcagcagcagcagctggtggAGTGCCTCCACAAAGTCCTGGGAAGCAACCAGACACTCACGGTCAATGTAGACTGTGTCAAAGCCTTGCCTAATGACCA gACAGAGGTGATCATTTACGTGGTGGAGCGTTCTCCCAATGGCACCTCTAAGCGGATCCCTGCCACCACACTCTTCAGTTATCTTGAGCAGGCCAACATCAAGATCCAGCTCACACAGATTGGAGTGGCAATGTCTGTCACACGCACAGAGCTCTCTCCAGCACAGCTCAAACAGCTGCTGCAAAATGCACCTGCAG GAGTGGACCCTATCATTTGGGAGCAAGCCAAGGTGGACAACCCTGACCCAGAGAA attAATACCAGTGCCCATGGTGGGTTTTAAAGAGCTGCTTCGCAGGCTGCAGATCCAGGAGCAAATGACCAAACAGCACCAGACCAGAGTGGAT ATTATTTCCAGTGACATCAGTGAACTGCAGAAGAATCAGGCGACCACTGTAGCCAAGATTGCCCAGTACAAGAGGAAGCTGATGGATCTCTCCCACAGGGTGCTGCAG GTGCTGATAAAACAGGAGATTCAAAGGAAAAGTGGTTATGCGATCCAAGTGGATGAGGAGCATCTCAGGGTGCATCTGGACACCATTCAGTCTGAACTCAATGCCCCCACACAGTTCAAG GGTCGGTTGAATGAATTAATGTCCCAAATCCGGATGCAGAATCACTTTGGAGCTGTGAGATCAGAAGAACGCTACAGTGTTGATGCAGACCTCCTCAGGGAAATCAAACAA CACTTGAAACAGCAGCAAGACGGTTTAAGTCATTTAATCAGCGTCATCAAAGATGACTTGGATGACATCAAACTCATAGAGCACGGGCTGATTGACAGTGGACACAAGAGAGGAGGCATGCTGAGCTGA
- the nup54 gene encoding nucleoporin p54 isoform X6, with the protein MAFSFGGAASNPAATLTAPGFGAATTTAAAAPATGFSFGSTNTGAFGGFGANTTTATAPGSTFSFATPSNATGGLFGNTQNKGFGFSSGLGAGTTAGTTGFGTGLGTTGLGGFGGFNIQPTQQQPGSLFGQQQAQPSQLYQQVTALSAPTLLGDERDSILAKWNQLQAYWGTGKGYYSNNNQPVDFTQENPFCRFKAVGYSCVPVSKDEDGFVALLLNKKEADVRAQQQQLVECLHKVLGSNQTLTVNVDCVKALPNDQTEVIIYVVERSPNGTSKRIPATTLFSYLEQANIKIQLTQIGVAMSVTRTELSPAQLKQLLQNAPAGVDPIIWEQAKVDNPDPEKLIPVPMVGFKELLRRLQIQEQMTKQHQTRVDIISSDISELQKNQATTVAKIAQYKRKLMDLSHRVLQVLIKQEIQRKSGYAIQVDEEHLRVHLDTIQSELNAPTQFKGRLNELMSQIRMQNHFGAVRSEERYSVDADLLREIKQHLKQQQDGLSHLISVIKDDLDDIKLIEHGLIDSGHKRGGMLS; encoded by the exons ATGGCGTTCAGTTTTGGCGGCGCCGCGAGTAACCCAGCGGCAA CTCTTACCGCCCCTGGTTTTGGGGCAGCCACCACCACCGCTGCTGCTGCACCAGCCACAGGATTTAGTTTTGGCTCCACCAACACTG GCGCGTTTGGTGGATTTGGAGCAAATACAACAACTGCCACTGCACCAGGGTCCACCTTTAGCTTTGCTACTCCCTCTAACGCCACAG GAGGCCTGTTTGGTAACACACAGAACAAAGGCTTTGGGTTCTCCTCTGGGCTTGGCGCTGGGACCACTGCTGGGACAACAGGATTTGGAACTGGATTAGGAACAACTGGCCTGGGTGGGTTTGGAGGCTTTAATATCCAGCCAACTCAGCAGCAGCCAG GAAGCTTGTTCGGCCAGCAACAGGCTCAGCCCAGCCAACTTTACCAGCAGGTCACTGCTCTGTCAGCTCCCACCTTGTTAGGAGATGAGCGTGACTCCATCTTAGCCAAATGGAACCAATTGCAAGCTTACTGGGGCACTGGCAAGGGTtactacagcaacaacaaccaaCCGGTTGACTTCACCCAAGAGAACCCATTTTGCAGGTTCAAG GCGGTGGGCTATAGCTGCGTCCCAGTGAGTAAGGATGAAGATGGTTTCGTGGCCTTGCTTCTCAATAAAAAGGAAGCCGATGTGCgagctcagcagcagcagctggtggAGTGCCTCCACAAAGTCCTGGGAAGCAACCAGACACTCACGGTCAATGTAGACTGTGTCAAAGCCTTGCCTAATGACCA gACAGAGGTGATCATTTACGTGGTGGAGCGTTCTCCCAATGGCACCTCTAAGCGGATCCCTGCCACCACACTCTTCAGTTATCTTGAGCAGGCCAACATCAAGATCCAGCTCACACAGATTGGAGTGGCAATGTCTGTCACACGCACAGAGCTCTCTCCAGCACAGCTCAAACAGCTGCTGCAAAATGCACCTGCAG GAGTGGACCCTATCATTTGGGAGCAAGCCAAGGTGGACAACCCTGACCCAGAGAA attAATACCAGTGCCCATGGTGGGTTTTAAAGAGCTGCTTCGCAGGCTGCAGATCCAGGAGCAAATGACCAAACAGCACCAGACCAGAGTGGAT ATTATTTCCAGTGACATCAGTGAACTGCAGAAGAATCAGGCGACCACTGTAGCCAAGATTGCCCAGTACAAGAGGAAGCTGATGGATCTCTCCCACAGGGTGCTGCAG GTGCTGATAAAACAGGAGATTCAAAGGAAAAGTGGTTATGCGATCCAAGTGGATGAGGAGCATCTCAGGGTGCATCTGGACACCATTCAGTCTGAACTCAATGCCCCCACACAGTTCAAG GGTCGGTTGAATGAATTAATGTCCCAAATCCGGATGCAGAATCACTTTGGAGCTGTGAGATCAGAAGAACGCTACAGTGTTGATGCAGACCTCCTCAGGGAAATCAAACAA CACTTGAAACAGCAGCAAGACGGTTTAAGTCATTTAATCAGCGTCATCAAAGATGACTTGGATGACATCAAACTCATAGAGCACGGGCTGATTGACAGTGGACACAAGAGAGGAGGCATGCTGAGCTGA
- the nup54 gene encoding nucleoporin p54 isoform X2 — MAFSFGGAASNPAATLTAPGFGAATTTAAAAPATGFSFGSTNTGFGGLGAGNTTAGGFSFGGIGLNANPAAVSFNVGCFGTATTTGTVFNFGNSLASTGAFGGFGANTTTATAPGSTFSFATPSNATGGLFGNTQNKGFGFSSGLGAGTTAGTTGFGTGLGTTGLGGFGGFNIQPTQQQPGSLFGQQQAQPSQLYQQVTALSAPTLLGDERDSILAKWNQLQAYWGTGKGYYSNNNQPVDFTQENPFCRFKAVGYSCVPVSKDEDGFVALLLNKKEADVRAQQQQLVECLHKVLGSNQTLTVNVDCVKALPNDQTEVIIYVVERSPNGTSKRIPATTLFSYLEQANIKIQLTQIGVAMSVTRTELSPAQLKQLLQNAPAGVDPIIWEQAKVDNPDPEKLIPVPMVGFKELLRRLQIQEQMTKQHQTRVDIISSDISELQKNQATTVAKIAQYKRKLMDLSHRVLQVLIKQEIQRKSGYAIQVDEEHLRVHLDTIQSELNAPTQFKGRLNELMSQIRMQNHFGAVRSEERYSVDADLLREIKQHLKQQQDGLSHLISVIKDDLDDIKLIEHGLIDSGHKRGGMLS, encoded by the exons ATGGCGTTCAGTTTTGGCGGCGCCGCGAGTAACCCAGCGGCAA CTCTTACCGCCCCTGGTTTTGGGGCAGCCACCACCACCGCTGCTGCTGCACCAGCCACAGGATTTAGTTTTGGCTCCACCAACACTG GATTTGGGGGGCTGGGAGCTGGAAACACCACGGCTGGTGGGTTTAGTTTTGGGGGGATTGGTTTAAATGCCAACCCAGCAGCAGTCAGCTTTAATGTGGGGTGCTTTGGTACAGCAACCACCACTGGCACTGTTTTCAATTTTGGTAATAGCCTGGCTAGCACAG GCGCGTTTGGTGGATTTGGAGCAAATACAACAACTGCCACTGCACCAGGGTCCACCTTTAGCTTTGCTACTCCCTCTAACGCCACAG GAGGCCTGTTTGGTAACACACAGAACAAAGGCTTTGGGTTCTCCTCTGGGCTTGGCGCTGGGACCACTGCTGGGACAACAGGATTTGGAACTGGATTAGGAACAACTGGCCTGGGTGGGTTTGGAGGCTTTAATATCCAGCCAACTCAGCAGCAGCCAG GAAGCTTGTTCGGCCAGCAACAGGCTCAGCCCAGCCAACTTTACCAGCAGGTCACTGCTCTGTCAGCTCCCACCTTGTTAGGAGATGAGCGTGACTCCATCTTAGCCAAATGGAACCAATTGCAAGCTTACTGGGGCACTGGCAAGGGTtactacagcaacaacaaccaaCCGGTTGACTTCACCCAAGAGAACCCATTTTGCAGGTTCAAG GCGGTGGGCTATAGCTGCGTCCCAGTGAGTAAGGATGAAGATGGTTTCGTGGCCTTGCTTCTCAATAAAAAGGAAGCCGATGTGCgagctcagcagcagcagctggtggAGTGCCTCCACAAAGTCCTGGGAAGCAACCAGACACTCACGGTCAATGTAGACTGTGTCAAAGCCTTGCCTAATGACCA gACAGAGGTGATCATTTACGTGGTGGAGCGTTCTCCCAATGGCACCTCTAAGCGGATCCCTGCCACCACACTCTTCAGTTATCTTGAGCAGGCCAACATCAAGATCCAGCTCACACAGATTGGAGTGGCAATGTCTGTCACACGCACAGAGCTCTCTCCAGCACAGCTCAAACAGCTGCTGCAAAATGCACCTGCAG GAGTGGACCCTATCATTTGGGAGCAAGCCAAGGTGGACAACCCTGACCCAGAGAA attAATACCAGTGCCCATGGTGGGTTTTAAAGAGCTGCTTCGCAGGCTGCAGATCCAGGAGCAAATGACCAAACAGCACCAGACCAGAGTGGAT ATTATTTCCAGTGACATCAGTGAACTGCAGAAGAATCAGGCGACCACTGTAGCCAAGATTGCCCAGTACAAGAGGAAGCTGATGGATCTCTCCCACAGGGTGCTGCAG GTGCTGATAAAACAGGAGATTCAAAGGAAAAGTGGTTATGCGATCCAAGTGGATGAGGAGCATCTCAGGGTGCATCTGGACACCATTCAGTCTGAACTCAATGCCCCCACACAGTTCAAG GGTCGGTTGAATGAATTAATGTCCCAAATCCGGATGCAGAATCACTTTGGAGCTGTGAGATCAGAAGAACGCTACAGTGTTGATGCAGACCTCCTCAGGGAAATCAAACAA CACTTGAAACAGCAGCAAGACGGTTTAAGTCATTTAATCAGCGTCATCAAAGATGACTTGGATGACATCAAACTCATAGAGCACGGGCTGATTGACAGTGGACACAAGAGAGGAGGCATGCTGAGCTGA
- the nup54 gene encoding nucleoporin p54 isoform X4 yields the protein MAFSFGGAASNPAASTSGFSFGSFGAKTTASTAAFGFGPAATTTASSGFGTLTAPGFGAATTTAAAAPATGFSFGSTNTGAFGGFGANTTTATAPGSTFSFATPSNATGGLFGNTQNKGFGFSSGLGAGTTAGTTGFGTGLGTTGLGGFGGFNIQPTQQQPGSLFGQQQAQPSQLYQQVTALSAPTLLGDERDSILAKWNQLQAYWGTGKGYYSNNNQPVDFTQENPFCRFKAVGYSCVPVSKDEDGFVALLLNKKEADVRAQQQQLVECLHKVLGSNQTLTVNVDCVKALPNDQTEVIIYVVERSPNGTSKRIPATTLFSYLEQANIKIQLTQIGVAMSVTRTELSPAQLKQLLQNAPAGVDPIIWEQAKVDNPDPEKLIPVPMVGFKELLRRLQIQEQMTKQHQTRVDIISSDISELQKNQATTVAKIAQYKRKLMDLSHRVLQVLIKQEIQRKSGYAIQVDEEHLRVHLDTIQSELNAPTQFKGRLNELMSQIRMQNHFGAVRSEERYSVDADLLREIKQHLKQQQDGLSHLISVIKDDLDDIKLIEHGLIDSGHKRGGMLS from the exons ATGGCGTTCAGTTTTGGCGGCGCCGCGAGTAACCCAGCGGCAA GCACGTCCGGGTTTTCATTCGGTTCATTTGGTGCCAAAACCACAGCATCAACCGCAGCATTTGGCTTTGGACCTGCAGCCACTACCACCGCCTCATCCGGATTCGGCA CTCTTACCGCCCCTGGTTTTGGGGCAGCCACCACCACCGCTGCTGCTGCACCAGCCACAGGATTTAGTTTTGGCTCCACCAACACTG GCGCGTTTGGTGGATTTGGAGCAAATACAACAACTGCCACTGCACCAGGGTCCACCTTTAGCTTTGCTACTCCCTCTAACGCCACAG GAGGCCTGTTTGGTAACACACAGAACAAAGGCTTTGGGTTCTCCTCTGGGCTTGGCGCTGGGACCACTGCTGGGACAACAGGATTTGGAACTGGATTAGGAACAACTGGCCTGGGTGGGTTTGGAGGCTTTAATATCCAGCCAACTCAGCAGCAGCCAG GAAGCTTGTTCGGCCAGCAACAGGCTCAGCCCAGCCAACTTTACCAGCAGGTCACTGCTCTGTCAGCTCCCACCTTGTTAGGAGATGAGCGTGACTCCATCTTAGCCAAATGGAACCAATTGCAAGCTTACTGGGGCACTGGCAAGGGTtactacagcaacaacaaccaaCCGGTTGACTTCACCCAAGAGAACCCATTTTGCAGGTTCAAG GCGGTGGGCTATAGCTGCGTCCCAGTGAGTAAGGATGAAGATGGTTTCGTGGCCTTGCTTCTCAATAAAAAGGAAGCCGATGTGCgagctcagcagcagcagctggtggAGTGCCTCCACAAAGTCCTGGGAAGCAACCAGACACTCACGGTCAATGTAGACTGTGTCAAAGCCTTGCCTAATGACCA gACAGAGGTGATCATTTACGTGGTGGAGCGTTCTCCCAATGGCACCTCTAAGCGGATCCCTGCCACCACACTCTTCAGTTATCTTGAGCAGGCCAACATCAAGATCCAGCTCACACAGATTGGAGTGGCAATGTCTGTCACACGCACAGAGCTCTCTCCAGCACAGCTCAAACAGCTGCTGCAAAATGCACCTGCAG GAGTGGACCCTATCATTTGGGAGCAAGCCAAGGTGGACAACCCTGACCCAGAGAA attAATACCAGTGCCCATGGTGGGTTTTAAAGAGCTGCTTCGCAGGCTGCAGATCCAGGAGCAAATGACCAAACAGCACCAGACCAGAGTGGAT ATTATTTCCAGTGACATCAGTGAACTGCAGAAGAATCAGGCGACCACTGTAGCCAAGATTGCCCAGTACAAGAGGAAGCTGATGGATCTCTCCCACAGGGTGCTGCAG GTGCTGATAAAACAGGAGATTCAAAGGAAAAGTGGTTATGCGATCCAAGTGGATGAGGAGCATCTCAGGGTGCATCTGGACACCATTCAGTCTGAACTCAATGCCCCCACACAGTTCAAG GGTCGGTTGAATGAATTAATGTCCCAAATCCGGATGCAGAATCACTTTGGAGCTGTGAGATCAGAAGAACGCTACAGTGTTGATGCAGACCTCCTCAGGGAAATCAAACAA CACTTGAAACAGCAGCAAGACGGTTTAAGTCATTTAATCAGCGTCATCAAAGATGACTTGGATGACATCAAACTCATAGAGCACGGGCTGATTGACAGTGGACACAAGAGAGGAGGCATGCTGAGCTGA
- the nup54 gene encoding nucleoporin p54 isoform X3 → MAFSFGGAASNPAASTSGFSFGSFGAKTTASTAAFGFGPAATTTASSGFGTLTAPGFGAATTTAAAAPATGFSFGSTNTGFGGLGAGNTTAGAFGGFGANTTTATAPGSTFSFATPSNATGGLFGNTQNKGFGFSSGLGAGTTAGTTGFGTGLGTTGLGGFGGFNIQPTQQQPGSLFGQQQAQPSQLYQQVTALSAPTLLGDERDSILAKWNQLQAYWGTGKGYYSNNNQPVDFTQENPFCRFKAVGYSCVPVSKDEDGFVALLLNKKEADVRAQQQQLVECLHKVLGSNQTLTVNVDCVKALPNDQTEVIIYVVERSPNGTSKRIPATTLFSYLEQANIKIQLTQIGVAMSVTRTELSPAQLKQLLQNAPAGVDPIIWEQAKVDNPDPEKLIPVPMVGFKELLRRLQIQEQMTKQHQTRVDIISSDISELQKNQATTVAKIAQYKRKLMDLSHRVLQVLIKQEIQRKSGYAIQVDEEHLRVHLDTIQSELNAPTQFKGRLNELMSQIRMQNHFGAVRSEERYSVDADLLREIKQHLKQQQDGLSHLISVIKDDLDDIKLIEHGLIDSGHKRGGMLS, encoded by the exons ATGGCGTTCAGTTTTGGCGGCGCCGCGAGTAACCCAGCGGCAA GCACGTCCGGGTTTTCATTCGGTTCATTTGGTGCCAAAACCACAGCATCAACCGCAGCATTTGGCTTTGGACCTGCAGCCACTACCACCGCCTCATCCGGATTCGGCA CTCTTACCGCCCCTGGTTTTGGGGCAGCCACCACCACCGCTGCTGCTGCACCAGCCACAGGATTTAGTTTTGGCTCCACCAACACTG GATTTGGGGGGCTGGGAGCTGGAAACACCACGGCTG GCGCGTTTGGTGGATTTGGAGCAAATACAACAACTGCCACTGCACCAGGGTCCACCTTTAGCTTTGCTACTCCCTCTAACGCCACAG GAGGCCTGTTTGGTAACACACAGAACAAAGGCTTTGGGTTCTCCTCTGGGCTTGGCGCTGGGACCACTGCTGGGACAACAGGATTTGGAACTGGATTAGGAACAACTGGCCTGGGTGGGTTTGGAGGCTTTAATATCCAGCCAACTCAGCAGCAGCCAG GAAGCTTGTTCGGCCAGCAACAGGCTCAGCCCAGCCAACTTTACCAGCAGGTCACTGCTCTGTCAGCTCCCACCTTGTTAGGAGATGAGCGTGACTCCATCTTAGCCAAATGGAACCAATTGCAAGCTTACTGGGGCACTGGCAAGGGTtactacagcaacaacaaccaaCCGGTTGACTTCACCCAAGAGAACCCATTTTGCAGGTTCAAG GCGGTGGGCTATAGCTGCGTCCCAGTGAGTAAGGATGAAGATGGTTTCGTGGCCTTGCTTCTCAATAAAAAGGAAGCCGATGTGCgagctcagcagcagcagctggtggAGTGCCTCCACAAAGTCCTGGGAAGCAACCAGACACTCACGGTCAATGTAGACTGTGTCAAAGCCTTGCCTAATGACCA gACAGAGGTGATCATTTACGTGGTGGAGCGTTCTCCCAATGGCACCTCTAAGCGGATCCCTGCCACCACACTCTTCAGTTATCTTGAGCAGGCCAACATCAAGATCCAGCTCACACAGATTGGAGTGGCAATGTCTGTCACACGCACAGAGCTCTCTCCAGCACAGCTCAAACAGCTGCTGCAAAATGCACCTGCAG GAGTGGACCCTATCATTTGGGAGCAAGCCAAGGTGGACAACCCTGACCCAGAGAA attAATACCAGTGCCCATGGTGGGTTTTAAAGAGCTGCTTCGCAGGCTGCAGATCCAGGAGCAAATGACCAAACAGCACCAGACCAGAGTGGAT ATTATTTCCAGTGACATCAGTGAACTGCAGAAGAATCAGGCGACCACTGTAGCCAAGATTGCCCAGTACAAGAGGAAGCTGATGGATCTCTCCCACAGGGTGCTGCAG GTGCTGATAAAACAGGAGATTCAAAGGAAAAGTGGTTATGCGATCCAAGTGGATGAGGAGCATCTCAGGGTGCATCTGGACACCATTCAGTCTGAACTCAATGCCCCCACACAGTTCAAG GGTCGGTTGAATGAATTAATGTCCCAAATCCGGATGCAGAATCACTTTGGAGCTGTGAGATCAGAAGAACGCTACAGTGTTGATGCAGACCTCCTCAGGGAAATCAAACAA CACTTGAAACAGCAGCAAGACGGTTTAAGTCATTTAATCAGCGTCATCAAAGATGACTTGGATGACATCAAACTCATAGAGCACGGGCTGATTGACAGTGGACACAAGAGAGGAGGCATGCTGAGCTGA